In the genome of Succinivibrio dextrinosolvens, the window CTGAGCGGATAATGATAAATGGAATTTTGAAGCTTGTTGCGATATGAGCAATAGGAGCTCCTTCGCATTCAGTTACCATTGCCTGAGGAAACTTGTTCAGAATTTCTGCTTTCTGCTCTGGAGTATTGATAAACTGATCTCCAGAAATAATCAGTCCTTTTTTTATATGATCTTTTAGATTCGGAATGGTTGATGCGGCAATATCTGCCTTTGCAATCAGTTCAGGACTGGCGTTGAATACAGGCTCCTCGCTAGGCATCTGGCCCAGTTTGTATCCAAAAGGAGTGAAATCTGCATCGTGATATAAAACGCTGGTTGAGAACACGATATCGTTTAGATTGAGTTCCTTTGACATGGATCCGGCAATACCAGAGTTAATAACGTAGCCGACGTTGAAGGTGGAAATCAAAAGAGCTGTATCTGCAGCAGCCTTTGCCTTGCCGATACCTGAACGGGAAACTACAACTTCCTTTCCGTCTTCAGTTTCGCCTTCATAAAACCTAAATGGACCAATGTCCTTGGTGGTGTATTTTACAAGTTTGGATAAGAGATAATCTGTCTCTTCATCCATCGCACAGATAATACCAATCTTCATAAATAATTGTGGAACTTCTCAGCAGAGTAATTCCAGCCTCCGTTTAAAAGGTTAAGTATTAAGAATGTCTTTATTTGCGTGACATTCTGTTTTTCTATGATGCTACAGTTTCTCTGTTTAATAAATATGAAACTGCACTTTTGTGGCTCAATTCTATCAGTTCTTGGCTGATTTGTCTTTTTTATTGGATGCAATTAACATTTTTTTGTGTTGATTTTAATCATCAACGATTATTCTAATGTAAGGATAATTATTTAATTTTAAAATAAAAGATCTGCTTTGTTCGTTATAACTGAGCTAATAATGATTCAGAATATGACTCTGCTTTTACACTCAATAATGTGAAGTCTCTCAATACAATATCCGAATAAGTGGTAGAAATTATACTAAAAAAAATCAAATATATTATGTAGATATTATTATTTCAGACGAGATCTCAAAAAAAAACATCGAATCTTCAAAAAAACATTCAGAGGACTAAAATTGAGTATAGAAAACTATATACAAATTATGTGTGACACAAATATCTTTTTTTAGGGGACAAAAATGCAAAATGCTCGTGAAGTCGTCAGACAGACGATGGCTTTGGTTTTGGCTGGTGGTAGAGGAAGCAGACTGAAGGCTTTAACTGATACCAGAGCAAAACCTTCTGTTTATTTCGGCGGTAAATTCAGAATTATTGATTTCGCTTTATCTAACTGCGTAAACTCAGGTATTACCGGAATCGGTGTTGTTACACAGTACAAGTCACACAGTTTGTTGCGTCACCTTCAGGCAGGCTGGTCTTTCTTCAAAAACCAGATGAACGAGTACATTGACTTCCTACCTGCTTCTCAGCGTCTCGACGAGGAACACTGGTATCAGGGTACCGCTGATGCTATTTTCCAGAACGTTGATATTATCAAGGACCATAAACCAAAGTATGTTCTGATTCTTGCTGGTGACCATATTTATAAGATGGACTACTCTCTGCTGATTATGGATCACATCAAAATGGGAAGTCCTCTGACTGTTGCTTGTATTCCTGTTCCTCGTGATCAGGCAAAGGCTTTTGGTGTTATGAATGTTGACAGTAACAACTTGGTTACCGAGTTTGTTGAAAAGCCAGAGAATCCTCCTGCAATGCCAACCAACCCATACATGAGTCTTGCTTCAATGGGTATTTACGTATTCGATGCAGAGTTCCTATATGAGGTTCTTGCGAAGGATGCTGCAACCAAGGGCTCACACCGTGATTTTGGTATGGATATTATTCCTCAGCTGGTTGCTCAGCATAAGGTTCATGCCCATGACTTCTCCAAGTCATGCATCCGTAACAGTGGCAAAAAGGACATTGTTTACTGGAGAGACGTTGGTACAATCGATGCCTATTGGGAAGCAAACATGGATATTGCCTCCATTGAGCCTCAGCTGGATATCTATGATTTCAACTGGCCTATTTGGACCAATCAGATTCAGCTGCCACCAGCAAAACTTGTTCAGGATATCAGTGGAGCATCTACCATCTTCAGAAACTCTGTAGCTTCCGCAGGATGTATTATTTCTGGTTCTTCAATCAACCAGACTCTGCTGTTCAACTCATGCCGAGTTCATTCTAACTGTTTCATTTCCGAATCTGTGATTATGCCTTTCTGTATTATTCACCGTGCCTGCCGTCTGACCAAAGTGGTTATGGATCGTGGCTGTGAGTTACCTCGTGGCATGATTATCGGTGAAGATGCAGCTCTGGATGCTAAACGTTTCTATCGTTCTGAAGGCGGTGTAACTCTGGTTACTCGTGCAATGCTTAACAAGCTTCGTCAGACTGAACCAGAACTGTTTGAGGACTTTGACAGCTATAAGGCACCTGTTGCAATGCCTTCATACTAATCTTTACATTAGTCTATGAATATAATTGAAATAACAGATCGTCTCTTTTGTGCTAAACGCCAAAGGGGCGATTTTTTTTCTGAGGGACCAATGATCAGAGAGCTTGCCTCTCTTGATTATGCTCCTTTTGGAGTAGAACAGGACCGCCTTAGAATCGCCATGTGCGCTCCTTTAAGACGTCTGCAGCAGAAAACTCAGGTGTTCCCTCTGGATGTAAAGGCTGCTTCAAGAAACCGTCTGACTCACTCACTTGAAGTTGCTGAGTATACTCGTCTTATTGCCTATGAACTCGTCAATCAGGTTAAGGAAGTTAACCTTCTGCAGATCTTAAGTCCTATTGTCAGCTGCCTTTACAACGCGGCTATTCTTCATGATATTGGTAACCCACCTTTCGGGCATTTTGGTGAGTCTCTTATCAGAGAATGGCTGAAAAAGACTGTTAACTGTGATTATGTAAAATCTGAGATTACCGATTTTGAGAAGGATGATCTTCTGACCTTCAACGGCAATGCTCAGGGGCTGCGACTTGTTCACTCAATTCAGAATCTGAATCTTACCTTAGGGCAGTATGCATCTGTAATTAAGGTTCCTTATACCATTAAGGAGCTGCTGCTGGGTAAAGGTAAGGGCGAATCTGGTAATGGAATTCAGGGGGATTTCTATTCCTGGTCATACTCTAATGCAGGAGTATTCCTTTCAGAAAAAAATCTATTAGAAGCAATCCGTGAAGGCTGTGGTCGTGATACCAGACATCCTTTTGCGACAATCATTGAATATTCGGATGATCTTGCTTATGTTCTAGCTGATCTTGAGGATGCTTTTGATAGAAACATGGTCAACAAACACATGGTCATTCGATTATGTGAACGTATTTCCGAATATCCAGAACTCGGTGAGCTTCAGCCTCATTTGGATCCTGAAAAAATCAGAACTCTGTTTAAGCAGGGTAAAACCGAAGCTCTGTTCTATTTAAGAGAAGTTATCTCCTATTTCTATATCAGAGATTTCAGTGCTGCTATCGCTAATAATCTTGAGCATTTTTTAAACACGGGAGAACCAGATTTCTCTTTTGGAGATTATCCGGGAATTACTGTTCTCAAAATGCTGAAGGACTTTGAGTATACTGCTGTATACAATCACTTTGAAGTGCAGACTCTCGACCTGTCCGGCGCCAGCTATATACGTGGACTTTTCGGCGCCTATGAGACTCTGTTAACCCAGTCTCCTGAGGATTTCTCTAGGGAACTTGTTGCCACAGGAGGGGAACCTTTCTGTATGAGAATCGCATCAAGAATTTCCCGCAGACATAAGGTTGCATATACCGAGGCCTGTCAGGAGAACAGTTTCAGTGAGATGTATCTGCGTATAAGATTGCTTGTCGATTATATCTCCGGAATGACAGATACTTTTGCCGCATCAGAGTATCGTGTATTAAATGGTATTCACTAAATGCATTTCAATGCGGATTTTGCTAGAATATAGCCAAAATTTTTAGCGAGTTATAAAAATAAAAAAATTAAAATGACTACTGAGACTAACGATCTAAACAAAATCACCTCAAATGATCCTATTTTCGATGACATCAGACCTTGTCGAGATGACGAGGTTCAGTCTGAACTGAATAAAATTATTTCAGATGATCTGGTTATTAACAGTATCCTGAAATTCAGATATCCAATCTTCTCAAAGAAGTTTGCTTTTCTATTAAAGCCATTTGTAAAGGCTTATCTGAGGAACAAGGTTTCAAAAATTACCTCTATCCGCCAGTTCCAGGAAATTGTTTCTACCTTCATGAAGAAGGTGGTAGATTCTACAACTGATGGCGTTGAGTTGGTCGGCTTTGACAAGCTTGATAAGAATAAAGGATATCTGTTTATATCAAATCACAGGGATATTTCACTAGATCCTGCGTTTATTGATTTAGCTCTGTTCATGTCAGGACAGAATACTGTACGTATCGCCATCGGCGATAATCTGCTGAGAATGCCGGCAGCAACCTCTCTTATGAGATTAAATCGCAGTTTCATTGTTCGCAGATCAATTGAAGCGCCTCGTGAGAAACTTAAGGCTTTAACCCATTTATCAAACTACATCGGTCTTTCAATCGAAGAGGGTATTTCAATCTGGATTGCTCAGAGAGAAGGTCGAGCCAAGGATGGCAACGACAAGACAGAAGATGCAGTTCTGAAGATGATTTCACTATACGGACGTCAGAAGAAGCTGGATTTCAAGGAGTATATGGGTTCTCTGAATATTGTGCCTGTTTCAATTACCTATGAGTATGATCCAAACGATCTTGCAAAGGCTAAAGAGCTTTATGAAAAAGAGAAGAATGGTGAATACAAGAAGGACGAGTTCGAGGATATTGATACCATTACCCGAGGAATTCGCGGTTACAAGGGGCACGTAAAGCTTGTTGCCGGCGAACCTATCAGTGGAGGCTTTGAAAATGCCGAAGAACTTTCCTCCATGATCGACAAGTTCATCTGGAATAACTACGAGTTATATCCATCTGCAAAGATTAGCGCAGGTGTTACAGATGGCGTCAGTGTTGCCGACAGAGAGAAGTTTGAAAGCAGAATGGCCTCATATCCTGAATATCTTCGTGACAGAATTAAGGCAATGTACGCCGCCCCTTACTATAATAAGGACAGAAGCTAATGTTTAACCCAGTGTTTAACAAGGACGGTTCCGTGAGCTATTTTAGAGTATTCTGCCTGATTACAGCTGTAAGCTGCCTGATATGCGGCTGTGTCATGAAAACTTCCAATAACGATGATCTTTCTGATCTGCAGGCTCAGTCTGCAATGATTGAAAAGGATCTTGATAATGTTCCTGAGGAGAATTCTCTTGAAATCAGAGAAAAGGCAGTTGCTGAGCTGGCTCAGAATGCCGAGTTTATGCAGACCTGCGGAACACTGGATAGAAGTTATGATAACTGTGTTGTTGAACTTTCAGATGATTTAAAGCCATTTTATTCACTGGATCTTGACTCTTCTGATGACGGATACAGTATGATTCTTACAGCAACTGAACAGAATAAGGATAGCTGCCGCACGTTTGAGTCCAATAGTAACGGCGAGATTATAGGACTTAATGAGCATGGAGAATCTGATAAAAATTGTCTTTTAGACTTGGCAAAAAACGAGAATAACTTTAAAGTATCCCGAGATACAGATAACAAGTCAGGACAGAGTGCGCCATCAGGACTGGCTCCGCTGGTTAAGCACTTAACTAATAGATAAAGAGGATTTTATGAAGATAGCAAAAGATACAGTCGCTACTCTAAGTTATACCGTAACTGAGACAACTGGTCAGGTAGTAGGTAGAACAGAACCTGGTCAGCCTGTGACTGCTCTTATTGGTCACCGTTTTCTGGTTAAAGGTCTTGAGAATGCCCTTTTAGGTCACGAGAAGGGAGATGAGTTTGCAGTAACCCTCGAGCCTAAGGATACCTATGGTGAGATTGATGAGTCTTTAATTCAGACCATCGACAGAAAGCTATTCGGTGATTTTGAAATCGCTGTTGGCAATGTTTTTGAGGCTGACTCAGAACAGGGCCCTATGGCAGTAGTTGTAAAAGAGATTAAAGATGATGTTGTTATCGTTGATGGCAACCACCCACTTGCAGGCAAGGTTCTAAACTTCCTGATTGTGATTGAGGATGTAAGAGAAGCAACTGAAGAGGAAATCAAGCACGGTCATGCACACGTAGATGGTCACTGCCCTTCAGAGCATCATCACTGCTGTCATCATCACGATGATGAAGATGGTGATCACCACTGCTGCCACGGTCATCACCATGATGACGAAGACGGTGAGCATCACTGCTGCCACGGTCACCACCACGATGATGAAGATGGCGAGCATGAGTGCTGCTGCCATAAGCACGATCACGAATAATTACGCTTGTGATTTAATTTCTGGCTCCATAGAATGGAGCCTTTTGCGTATTTAATTACTTGAGTTTTCTATGAAATTTATTGTTAGACTGTTCCCTGAGATTTCAATCAAGAGTAAGCCAGTCCGTACCCGTCTGATTAAGCTTGTTAAACAGAATATTGTTAATGTATGCAAGCATCATAATATTAAGGTTAACGCTCTTGCCCAATGGGATAAGGTCATTGTTGTTTTCAACGATGAGGAACATCCTGTAAGCAAGGAACATGCGATTACAGAGCTATCAAGAATTCCTGGTATTCATTCCTTTATGGAGGTTAATGAATATCCTTTCACCAACCTTGATGATCTTTTTGAAACCATTAAGGATAAGGTTGGTCCATCAATCTGCGATAAGACTTTTGCCGTAAGAATTAAGCGCAAGGGCAATCATGAGTTCAATTCTCAGCAGGCAGAAC includes:
- a CDS encoding 5'-methylthioadenosine/adenosylhomocysteine nucleosidase, producing the protein MKIGIICAMDEETDYLLSKLVKYTTKDIGPFRFYEGETEDGKEVVVSRSGIGKAKAAADTALLISTFNVGYVINSGIAGSMSKELNLNDIVFSTSVLYHDADFTPFGYKLGQMPSEEPVFNASPELIAKADIAASTIPNLKDHIKKGLIISGDQFINTPEQKAEILNKFPQAMVTECEGAPIAHIATSFKIPFIIIRSVSDSADEKETGTYDFNVKSASENSARLVLAMIKML
- the glgC gene encoding glucose-1-phosphate adenylyltransferase, with amino-acid sequence MQNAREVVRQTMALVLAGGRGSRLKALTDTRAKPSVYFGGKFRIIDFALSNCVNSGITGIGVVTQYKSHSLLRHLQAGWSFFKNQMNEYIDFLPASQRLDEEHWYQGTADAIFQNVDIIKDHKPKYVLILAGDHIYKMDYSLLIMDHIKMGSPLTVACIPVPRDQAKAFGVMNVDSNNLVTEFVEKPENPPAMPTNPYMSLASMGIYVFDAEFLYEVLAKDAATKGSHRDFGMDIIPQLVAQHKVHAHDFSKSCIRNSGKKDIVYWRDVGTIDAYWEANMDIASIEPQLDIYDFNWPIWTNQIQLPPAKLVQDISGASTIFRNSVASAGCIISGSSINQTLLFNSCRVHSNCFISESVIMPFCIIHRACRLTKVVMDRGCELPRGMIIGEDAALDAKRFYRSEGGVTLVTRAMLNKLRQTEPELFEDFDSYKAPVAMPSY
- the dgt gene encoding dGTP triphosphohydrolase, translated to MIRELASLDYAPFGVEQDRLRIAMCAPLRRLQQKTQVFPLDVKAASRNRLTHSLEVAEYTRLIAYELVNQVKEVNLLQILSPIVSCLYNAAILHDIGNPPFGHFGESLIREWLKKTVNCDYVKSEITDFEKDDLLTFNGNAQGLRLVHSIQNLNLTLGQYASVIKVPYTIKELLLGKGKGESGNGIQGDFYSWSYSNAGVFLSEKNLLEAIREGCGRDTRHPFATIIEYSDDLAYVLADLEDAFDRNMVNKHMVIRLCERISEYPELGELQPHLDPEKIRTLFKQGKTEALFYLREVISYFYIRDFSAAIANNLEHFLNTGEPDFSFGDYPGITVLKMLKDFEYTAVYNHFEVQTLDLSGASYIRGLFGAYETLLTQSPEDFSRELVATGGEPFCMRIASRISRRHKVAYTEACQENSFSEMYLRIRLLVDYISGMTDTFAASEYRVLNGIH
- a CDS encoding 1-acyl-sn-glycerol-3-phosphate acyltransferase, which encodes MTTETNDLNKITSNDPIFDDIRPCRDDEVQSELNKIISDDLVINSILKFRYPIFSKKFAFLLKPFVKAYLRNKVSKITSIRQFQEIVSTFMKKVVDSTTDGVELVGFDKLDKNKGYLFISNHRDISLDPAFIDLALFMSGQNTVRIAIGDNLLRMPAATSLMRLNRSFIVRRSIEAPREKLKALTHLSNYIGLSIEEGISIWIAQREGRAKDGNDKTEDAVLKMISLYGRQKKLDFKEYMGSLNIVPVSITYEYDPNDLAKAKELYEKEKNGEYKKDEFEDIDTITRGIRGYKGHVKLVAGEPISGGFENAEELSSMIDKFIWNNYELYPSAKISAGVTDGVSVADREKFESRMASYPEYLRDRIKAMYAAPYYNKDRS
- a CDS encoding FKBP-type peptidyl-prolyl cis-trans isomerase, with product MKIAKDTVATLSYTVTETTGQVVGRTEPGQPVTALIGHRFLVKGLENALLGHEKGDEFAVTLEPKDTYGEIDESLIQTIDRKLFGDFEIAVGNVFEADSEQGPMAVVVKEIKDDVVIVDGNHPLAGKVLNFLIVIEDVREATEEEIKHGHAHVDGHCPSEHHHCCHHHDDEDGDHHCCHGHHHDDEDGEHHCCHGHHHDDEDGEHECCCHKHDHE